One Novosphingobium sp. EMRT-2 DNA segment encodes these proteins:
- a CDS encoding acyl-CoA dehydrogenase family protein — protein MNFELSDEQRMAVETVRRFLDNKLEPEIRRHGERFIPKPLMKEWTQALTGYGHITAPHQEQWGGLDMGWLTHLLIFEEIAYSSLDVAIPGFINAVGAELIRRFAPETIKQRYLADLVAAEKFVSLGISEPDVGSDVAAIKTRAVRDGDFWVINGEKTWITNGAYSDIFICTCKTGENEVTHILVDRDESEYEVRDIQKMALNGQSTAQIFLSDCRVPVANTIGRVGDGLRNTLQVFEIARCHMAMWSIGIARRAMDEAIAYARDRAQHGKKIAGHQLIADKIAIMATKIDAARLLTHRAISLVQAGTRAETECSMAKWYATEMAIEATRDALQIHGGNGVTREFIVERLVREAIICPIPDGTTEIQKLVVSRALTGIQAFR, from the coding sequence ATGAACTTTGAGCTGTCCGATGAACAACGCATGGCGGTGGAAACCGTCCGCCGCTTTCTCGACAACAAGCTTGAGCCGGAAATCCGCCGGCATGGGGAGCGATTCATCCCCAAACCGCTCATGAAGGAATGGACTCAAGCACTGACCGGCTATGGCCATATTACCGCACCGCATCAGGAGCAATGGGGCGGGCTTGATATGGGATGGCTCACTCATCTGCTCATTTTCGAGGAGATCGCCTATTCCTCGCTCGATGTGGCCATACCCGGCTTCATCAACGCGGTTGGCGCAGAACTCATCCGCCGCTTCGCCCCGGAGACGATCAAGCAACGCTATCTTGCCGACCTCGTCGCGGCCGAGAAGTTCGTTTCGCTCGGCATCTCGGAGCCCGATGTCGGCTCGGACGTCGCCGCCATCAAGACACGCGCCGTACGAGACGGCGATTTCTGGGTCATCAATGGCGAAAAGACCTGGATCACCAACGGAGCCTACTCGGACATCTTCATCTGTACGTGCAAGACTGGCGAAAATGAAGTCACTCACATCCTGGTCGATCGTGACGAGAGTGAGTATGAGGTGCGCGATATCCAGAAGATGGCGCTCAACGGCCAATCGACTGCACAGATATTCCTGTCCGATTGCCGCGTACCGGTGGCAAACACGATCGGCCGGGTCGGCGATGGATTGCGCAATACGTTGCAAGTGTTCGAGATTGCCCGCTGCCATATGGCGATGTGGAGTATCGGCATCGCACGGCGAGCAATGGATGAGGCGATCGCGTACGCTCGCGATCGCGCGCAGCATGGCAAGAAGATCGCCGGCCATCAGCTGATCGCCGACAAGATCGCCATCATGGCGACCAAGATCGACGCAGCCCGTCTGTTGACGCACCGGGCAATATCCCTCGTCCAGGCGGGCACGCGCGCAGAGACGGAATGCTCGATGGCCAAGTGGTACGCCACCGAAATGGCGATCGAAGCGACGCGCGATGCGCTTCAGATCCATGGCGGCAACGGCGTCACCCGCGAATTCATCGTTGAGCGGCTGGTGCGTGAGGCGATCATTTGCCCCATCCCCGATGGCACGACGGAGATTCAAAAGCTTGTTGTTTCGCGCGCCCTGACCGGCATTCAAGCCTTTCGGTAA
- a CDS encoding SDR family oxidoreductase, which translates to MDEELRFDGRVVVVTGAGGGLGRQYALMFGGRGAKVVVNDLGGDEKGSGSCSTAADNVVDEIRATGGQAVANYASVEEGALIIQAAVDNFGTVDVVINNAGILRDVSFHKMTDEDWTLLQRVHLNGTRAVTQAAWPILRDKGYGRIVMTTSAAAIYGNFGQANYAAAKLGILGLANALAEEGRSRNIQVNTIAPIAASRMTATAFPQEFLANLRAEAISPLVGWLAHENCSETKGLFEVGAGYIAKLRWERALGHAFGADRAFTLDDVARHWGRIVDFTDAEHPLGLNDSLEAVERALRA; encoded by the coding sequence ATGGACGAAGAGCTTCGTTTCGATGGCAGGGTAGTGGTTGTGACCGGAGCCGGAGGCGGACTTGGGCGCCAGTACGCGCTGATGTTTGGCGGGCGCGGAGCCAAGGTGGTGGTGAATGATCTGGGTGGCGACGAGAAAGGGAGCGGCAGCTGCTCCACAGCCGCTGACAATGTGGTCGACGAAATTCGAGCCACGGGCGGTCAGGCGGTGGCAAATTATGCGTCGGTCGAGGAGGGCGCGCTGATCATCCAAGCCGCGGTTGACAACTTCGGAACCGTTGACGTCGTCATCAACAATGCCGGCATCCTGCGCGATGTGAGCTTCCACAAAATGACCGACGAAGACTGGACACTGCTTCAGCGGGTCCATCTGAATGGGACGCGGGCAGTGACGCAGGCAGCATGGCCGATACTGCGCGACAAGGGCTATGGCCGCATCGTCATGACCACGTCTGCAGCCGCAATCTACGGCAACTTCGGTCAGGCCAACTATGCCGCAGCCAAGCTCGGAATATTGGGGCTTGCGAACGCGCTGGCGGAGGAGGGGCGGTCCAGAAACATCCAGGTTAATACGATCGCCCCAATCGCCGCATCGCGTATGACCGCGACTGCCTTTCCACAAGAGTTTCTCGCCAATCTCAGAGCGGAAGCGATCAGTCCATTGGTCGGTTGGCTTGCGCACGAGAATTGCAGCGAAACCAAAGGGCTTTTTGAAGTTGGAGCCGGCTATATCGCCAAGCTTAGGTGGGAGCGCGCGCTTGGGCACGCCTTCGGAGCGGACAGGGCGTTCACGCTCGATGATGTCGCCCGGCACTGGGGTAGAATTGTCGACTTCACGGATGCCGAGCACCCGCTCGGGCTGAATGACAGCCTTGAGGCGGTAGAACGGGCGCTGAGAGCGTAA